In the genome of Pongo pygmaeus isolate AG05252 chromosome 9, NHGRI_mPonPyg2-v2.0_pri, whole genome shotgun sequence, one region contains:
- the LOC129008286 gene encoding olfactory receptor 51E1 — MMVDPNGNESSATYFILIGLPGLEEAQFWLAFPLCSLYLIAVLGNLTIIYIVRTEHSLHEPMYIFLCMLSGIDILISTSSMPKMLAIFWFNSTTIQFDACLLQMFAIHSLSGMESTVLLAMAFDRYVAICHPLRHATVLTLPRVTKIGVAAVVRGAALMAPLPVFIKQLPFCRSNILSHSYCLHQDVMKLACDDIRVNVVYGLIVIISAIGLDSLLISFSYLLILKTVLGLTREAQAKAFGTCVSHVCAVFVFYVPFIGLSMVHRFSKRRDSPLPVILANIYLLVPPVLNPIVYGVKTKEIRQRILRLFHVATHASEP, encoded by the coding sequence ATGATGGTGGATCCCAATGGCAATGAATCTAGTGCTACATACTTCATCCTAATAGGCCTCCCTGGTTTGGAAGAGGCTCAGTTCTGGTTGGCCTTCCCATTGTGCTCTCTCTACCTTATTGCCGTGCTAGGTAACTTGACAATCATCTACATTGTGCGGACTGAGCACAGCCTGCATGAGCCCATGTATATATTTCTTTGCATGCTTTCAGGCATTGACATCCTCATCTCCACCTCATCCATGCCCAAAATGCTGGCCATCTTCTGGTTCAATTCCACTACCATCCAGTTTGATGCTTGTCTGCTACAGATGTTTGCCATCCACTCCTTATCTGGCATGGAATCCACAGTACTGCTGGCCATGGCTTTTGACCGCTATGTGGCCATCTGTCACCCACTGCGCCATGCCACAGTACTTACATTGCCTCGTGTCACCAAAATTGGTGTGGCTGCTGTGGTGCGGGGGGCTGCACTGATGGCACCCCTTCCTGTCTTCATCAAGCAGCTGCCCTTCTGCCGCTCCAATATCCTTTCCCATTCCTACTGCCTACACCAAGATGTCATGAAGCTGGCCTGTGATGATATCCGGGTCAATGTTGTCTATGGCCTTATCGTCATCATCTCTGCCATTGGCCTGGACTCACTTCTCATCTCCTTCTCATATCTGCTTATTCTTAAGACTGTATTGGGCTTGACACGTGAAGCCCAGGCCAAGGCATTTGGCACTTGTGTCTCTCATGTGTGTGCTGTGTTCGTATTCTATGTACCTTTCATTGGATTGTCTATGGTGCATCGCTTTAGCAAGCGGCGTGACTCTCCCCTGCCCGTCATCTTGGCCAATATCTATCTGCTGGTTCCTCCTGTGCTCAACCCAATTGTCTATGGAGTGAAGACAAAGGAGATTCGACAGCGCATCCTTCGACTTTTCCATGTGGCCACACATGCTTCAGAGCCCTAG
- the LOC129008287 gene encoding olfactory receptor 51D1, with translation MQKPQLLVPVIATSNRTLVHPAYFLLVGIPGLGPTIHFWLAFPLCFMYALATLGNLTIVLIIHVERRLHEPMYLFLAMLSTVDLVLSSITMPKMASLFLMGIQEIEFNICLAQMFLIHALSAMESAVLLAMAFDRFVAICHPLRHASVLTGCTVAKIGLAALTRGFVFFFPLHFILKRLSYCRTHTVTHSFCLHQDIMKLSCTDTRVNVVYGLFIILSVMGVDSVFIGFSYILILWAVLELSSRGAALKAFNTCISHLCAVLVFCVPLIGLSVVHRLGGPTSLLHVVMANTYLLLPPVVNPLVYGAKTKEIHSRVLRMFSQGGK, from the coding sequence ATGCAGAAGCCCCAGCTCTTGGTCCCTGTCATAGCCACTTCAAATAGAACTCTGGTCCACCCAGCATACTTCCTTCTGGTGGGTATCCCTGGCCTGGGGCCTACCATACACTTTTGGCTGGCTTTCCCACTGTGTTTTATGTATGCCTTGGCCACCCTGGGTAACCTGACCATTGTCCTCATCATTCATGTGGAGAGGCGTCTGCATGAGCCCATGTACCTCTTCCTGGCCATGCTTTCCACCGTTGACCTAGTCCTCTCCTCTATCACCATGCCCAAGATGGCCAGTCTTTTCCTGATGGGCATCCAGGAGATCGAGTTCAACATTTGCCTGGCCCAGATGTTCCTTATCCATGCTCTGTCAGCCATGGAGTCAGCTGTCCTGCTGGCCATGGCTTTTGACCGCTTTGTGGCCATTTGCCACCCATTGCGCCATGCTTCTGTGCTGACAGGGTGTACTGTGGCCAAGATTGGACTAGCTGCCCTGACCAGGgggtttgtatttttcttcccaTTGCACTTCATCCTGAAGCGGTTGTCCTACTGTCGAACACATACTGTCACACACTCCTTCTGTCTGCACCAAGATATTATGAAGCTGTCCTGTACTGACACCAGGGTCAATGTAGTTTATGGACTCTTCATCATCCTCTCAGTCATGGGTGTGGACTCTGTCTTCATTGGCTTCTCATATATCCTCATCCTGTGGGCTGTTTTGGAGCTGTCCTCTCGGGGGGCAGCACTCAAGGCTTTCAACACCTGCATCTCCCACCTCTGTGCTGTTCTGGTCTTCTGTGTACCCCTCATTGGGCTCTCGGTGGTGCATAGGCTGGGTGGTCCCACCTCCCTGCTCCATGTGGTTATGGCTAATACCTACTTGCTGCTACCACCAGTAGTCAACCCCCTTGTCTATGGAGCCAAGACCAAAGAGATCCATTCAAGGGTCCTCCGTATGTTCTCACAAGGTGGCAAGTGA